ATTACATTAGTTTTCGAAGTGCATACAAGTGTTTGTTAAATAAAAACATGGAAGTGGTGATTAAAATTAGTGAATCTGGAGCTAAAAAGTATTTGCTTATTGATACAGCAGTGCTGCCTGATGTGTTTTATGAAGTTATACGTGTAAAAGAACTTTTAAGAGCTGGAAAAGTTAAAGACATTACTGAAGCGGTTAAAACGGTTGGAATAAGCAGAAGTACATATTATAAATACAAGGATTATGTATTTAATGTTTCTGATGGACTGAAGAGTCAAAAGGTTACTATATCAATTTTGATAGAACATAGAAGGGGGACCTTGTCAGAAGTATTAGATGAGCTTGCTCAGACATTTTGCAATATACTTACAATAAATCAGGATATACCAATAAACAATACAGCCAATGTTAATATTACCTTTGATATAAGTGGCATATCAAAGGATGTTAAAGACATTGTTGAAGAGCTTAAAATGATTAAAAATGTATTGAAGGTTGAAATATTAGCCATGGAATAAAAAATATTGGGGTGTTAAAAATGATTAGGGTTAGGATACCTGCTACAAGCGCAAATATGGGGGCTGGTTTTGATACATTAGGTATGGCGCTTAAGCTTTATAATGAAATAACAATTGAAGAAACCCAGGGTAAAACTGAAATTAAACTTTTGGGGGGAGAGCTTGATAAAAATTATAAAGAAAATTTAACTTATATAAGTATTACAAAAGTATATGACTTTTTTAACAGGAAGTATGACGGTTTTAAGATAGATATGTCTGAAACTAATATACCGCTTTCTAGGGGGCTAGGAAGTAGTGCAGCATGTATTGTGGGAGGTATAGTTGGAGCTAATGCGCTTATAGGTGGCAGTATGACATATATGGATATGCTTAAAATAGCCACAGATATTGAAGGGCATCCGGATAATGTAGCGCCAGCACTTTTAGGGGGAATTGTAACAAGCATAAATGATAATGGAAACATAATATACTCTAAGGTGAATGTAAAATCACATTTTAAGTATGCAGTCATGGTCCCAAATTTTAAAGTTAGTACAGCACTTTCAAGGGGAGTTTTACCTGATTCATATTTAAGAGAAGCTGTGGTTTTTAATATTTCAAGGTGTGCTATGCTTATATCAATACTTAATAATGGAGAAGATGAAAAACTTAGATATGTTCTTCAAGATAAAATTCATCAACCATATAGGAAGAAGCTTATAAATAATGTAGATGAAATCTTTTTAAAAGCAAAAGAATATGGAGCACTTGGAGAATTTATAAGTGGTTCTGGTTCGACTTTGATTGCTGTACTTAAAGAAGAAGATAAAAATTTTATAGCTTCAATGAAATTATATCTTAATACACTTAAAGATAAGTGGAAAATTATCGAAGTTGAAAGCGATAATCAGGGGGCTGTTATAATATAATATGTAAAAATTCACCTTTTTTAAAAAGGTGAATTTTTATTTTTGAATCATAAAAAAATCTTATACGCATATATATATCCTATAAGAAAATGATTTTATGTACATAATTTTAATATTTTAGGAGGGATTTTATGGAATATTATGGTGCTAATTATAATAATATGAATTGTGCATATGATGAACCTTATAGAAATGAATTTTGCGGTCATAATGCATATAGAAATAAATACAGAAGGGGTTGTCCTGCATTTGATTACTATAGAGAACCTTTTGCTGTTCCAAATTTTAAAGAAGTAAATGAAGAAGAACTGTTTGGTTAAATAAATAGTATTTATACTTAAGGTGAGAGTATATTAAAGTCAGAAAAAGCGATATTCTTAAAGTATAACTTTAGAATTCATTCACTTTAATTCTTTCACCTTTTGTTTTTGGTAAGAAAAAATTAGAGGATAATTTGCTTTGGTATAGAATTAAATTCTTAGAGGTGAAATTATGTTTGATGTTGATATAAAATTTGAGGATATATGCGTAAATAATATTGAAGAGGAAGATTTGAGCCAACTAAGAGAAATACTAAGGGATAAAAAATTTTACCTAAATGATGATGAGTTAAGAGAAATATATTTGGAATGTTATATGAGTGAGTGTGAGATTTTTACTAAAATATTAAAAAAAGGTAAGTTTATTGGGGTGTTTAGAGGAAGAATAGAATTTAAAAGTAGTAACATGATTTGGATATCTTACTTTTACATAAATAATAAATATAGCTTGAAAAAAAGCAATCAAGACATATTAATGAATATATTGGATTACTTTTCCCACAATTTTGGAGTGTGTGATTTTATAACAGGTGTTACTAATAGTGAAAAAGATATGATAGACATGTGGAAAAATAATGATTTTAGGACGGTAAGAATAAATAAAGAGTTTTATTCAGATAAAGATTACAAAGAAGATTTAATGATAATGAAAAAATATAACTCTATTTAGCTGATAAACAATAAAAGAAAACAATATGAAATTTTTTATTATGTGTAATTTTGTATATAATTCATAAATTGAACTTAAGCTTAGTATATATAGGATAGTAATATTTATACTTAGGGAGATGAGAAAATGAGATATACAAGGTATGATTTTAAACATAAGAAAAGCAGTAGTATACCATTTTTAATATGTTTAATAATTGTTTTAACTTTATCCTTTATAATAGGAT
The Clostridium felsineum DSM 794 DNA segment above includes these coding regions:
- a CDS encoding GNAT family N-acetyltransferase, whose translation is MFDVDIKFEDICVNNIEEEDLSQLREILRDKKFYLNDDELREIYLECYMSECEIFTKILKKGKFIGVFRGRIEFKSSNMIWISYFYINNKYSLKKSNQDILMNILDYFSHNFGVCDFITGVTNSEKDMIDMWKNNDFRTVRINKEFYSDKDYKEDLMIMKKYNSI
- the thrB gene encoding homoserine kinase produces the protein MIRVRIPATSANMGAGFDTLGMALKLYNEITIEETQGKTEIKLLGGELDKNYKENLTYISITKVYDFFNRKYDGFKIDMSETNIPLSRGLGSSAACIVGGIVGANALIGGSMTYMDMLKIATDIEGHPDNVAPALLGGIVTSINDNGNIIYSKVNVKSHFKYAVMVPNFKVSTALSRGVLPDSYLREAVVFNISRCAMLISILNNGEDEKLRYVLQDKIHQPYRKKLINNVDEIFLKAKEYGALGEFISGSGSTLIAVLKEEDKNFIASMKLYLNTLKDKWKIIEVESDNQGAVII
- a CDS encoding ACT domain-containing protein, with product MEVVIKISESGAKKYLLIDTAVLPDVFYEVIRVKELLRAGKVKDITEAVKTVGISRSTYYKYKDYVFNVSDGLKSQKVTISILIEHRRGTLSEVLDELAQTFCNILTINQDIPINNTANVNITFDISGISKDVKDIVEELKMIKNVLKVEILAME